In the Diachasmimorpha longicaudata isolate KC_UGA_2023 chromosome 1, iyDiaLong2, whole genome shotgun sequence genome, one interval contains:
- the LOC135172734 gene encoding uncharacterized protein LOC135172734 produces the protein MGQLVGRMPNTWEELIEERDRVLHWSSEVLARVDDNINNEETFLMEYDNKRISEKVNQWISEHRIQRDTILKEFIEASPVYKDKIQLGVNKIANEVKNKIRWEYHESYHDVRKFTRRVDLLGEVQRKIHREILMLENSCKDKPKKFAKKLTQLRTWVFNNLEASEKIQFIEKRRFNDFRKRVYDIDRKHRKECYKLLEKLIRKF, from the exons ATGGGCCAACTCGTGGGTCGAATGCCCAATACTTGGGAAGAGTTAATAGAGGAACGTGATCGTGTATTGCACTGGAGTTCAGAAGTTCTGGCTCGTGTCGATGATAATATAAACAACGAGGAAACCTTTCTGATGGAATACGATAACAAGAGAATCAGTGAGAAGGTCAATCAGTGGATTTCCGAGCACAGAATACAACGAGACACGATTCTCAAGGAATTCATCGAGGCAAGTCCTGTTTATAAGGATAAAATTCAACTAGGGGTGAACAAG ATTGCaaatgaagtgaaaaataaaattcgatgGGAGTACCATGAGTCGTACCATGACGTAAGAAAATTCACGAGACGTGTGGATTTGCTTGGTGAGGTACAGCGCAAAATACACAGGGAAATACTGATGTTGGAGAATTCTTGCAAAGATAAGCCCAagaaatttgcaaaaaaactTACACAACTGAGAACTTGGGTATTCAATAATCTAGAGGCCAGTGAGAAGATACAATTCATCGAGAAAAGACGGTTCAATGATTTTCGAAAGAGAGTTTACGACATCGATCGCAAACACAGGAAGGAGTGCTATAAGCTGTTGGAGAAATTAATTCGGAAATTTTAA